GTCCATGGATAAAACGGCGCTCATGGGGGTCTTTCAAGAGGTAAGCAAAGGATTAAAACGGCGGTCCCACAGCGGGCGCACCTGGGCCGGGCCGTCCAGCACGCCCAGCTTCACAAAGGTGTCGGCCACGTCCTGGTGGCTGCGCAGCACGCTCTCATCCACCGCGGCCAGGCTGTAGTCGCCGCTGCGGCGGTTGAACAGCTCCACCAGGTCGCCCACCGGCACCCGGGTTTCGGCGGACTGGGCCTGGGCATAGGCCAGGTAGTGGCTGTTGCTCCAGGCAAACGCGCGTTGCAGGCGCTGCAGCAGGTCGCCGATGGCGGCAGCACGCGGCGTGTCGTCCAGGGTGCGCGGGTTGGCGTAGATGGGGAAGTTGCCCGACAGGTAGCCCACCGCCGTCTTGATGGTGCGCGCGCCGTACTGGGTGCGGGCCAGCTGGCCGTTGTAGCCGTAGATGGCCCAGGCATCCAGGTCGCCGCGGGCAAAGGCCGACAGGCCGTCCGCAGGGCTCAGGCTGACCGCGTCGATATCGCCAAACGACAGCCCGGCCTCGGCCAGTTGCTTGGCTAGGTAGTAGTGCGCGGTGGTGGCGCGCACGTAGCCGATGCGCTTGCCCTTGAAGTCGGCCATGCTGCGGATGGGCGCGTCTTTGCGCGCCAGCGTGGCCTGGTTGTTCAGGTCCTCGTGGGTCACGGCGACAAAGCGCACGCTGGCCTTTTGCCGTGCCGCAAACACCGCGGGGATCTCGCTGCCCGAGCCCAGGTCCAGCGCGTCGCCGTTGATGGCCTCGATGTGCAGCACGCCGTTGTTGAACTCGCGCCAGTCGATCTTGTAGGGCGTGTCGGCCTGGCCCGAGGCCTGCAGCAAGGGCCGCCACAGGCCTTTGTAGGTGCCCACGCGCAGCGTCACGCCGCGCAGGTCCTGGGTGGTGGAGGGGGCGGCTTGGGTAGCCGCAGTGCCGAACGTGGTGGCGGTGGCCGCCGTGGCCAGCAGCCATTGGCGGCGGGTGAGGAGAGGGTTTTGCATGGCCTGCAAGGTAACCCGCAGCCTGCGAATAGCCAACGTAGAAAAGCAAGCTTGCATATCTGGAATACGTCGTTGGGGCGGGTCGGCTGTTTGGTTACCTTTGCGGCATGAACAACCCATTTCCCTCCCTTTCGCGCCGCCAATGGCTGCAACGCGCCGCCGTACTCCCCGCCGTGGGCGCACTACCTGTGTGGAGCGCAGCGCAGACACAGACCGCTCTGGTCCTGGGCGACCAGGCCGGTGGCCTGCGTGCCCTGTTCGAGGCCTCCAAGGCACTGGACGGCGCACCGTTTGCCTGGCGCTGGGCCAACTTCCAGGGCGCCGCGCCGCTGTTTGAAGCCCAGCGCAGCGGCGCGGTGGACACGGCCATGGCGGGCGATTTGCCGGTGCTGGCCGCGGCGGTGGGCAAGACGGCGATGAAGATCGTGGCCACCCGCGTCGGCAAGGCCGATTCGCTGGGCATCGTGGTGCAGGGCGACTCGCCTCTGCGCAGCGTGGCCGACCTGCGTGGCAAAACCGTGGTGGTGTCGTCGGCGCGCGGCAGCATTTCGCAGTACCAGCTCTATGGCGCATTGGAGGAGGCCGGGGTGCGGCGCGAGGAGGTGACCGTCAAGTTCGTGCTGCCCACCGACGCGTCCACCGCGTTCTCGTCCAGGCAGATCGACGCCTGGGCCATCTTTGACCCGTACTACACCATCGCGCTACAAAACGGCGGCCGCGTCCTGCGCGACGGGCGGGGCATCAATACCGCTTTGGGCTTCATCACCGCCAGCGAAGAGGCCCTGGCAGACCCCGGCAAGCGCAAAGCCATCGTGCAGTTTCTGGACCGGTTGGGCCGTGCGGGCGACTGGGCGCTGGCCCACCCCGAGGCCTATGCCCAGGCCTACACCCAGCTCACCCGGTTGCCGATCGAGGCGGCCCGCACCATCACCGCCCGCGCCGCCGTGACCGGGCGGCCGGTGAGCGAGGCCGACATCAGCGCCCTGCAAACCGTGGCCGACCGCTCGGCCCGCGACGGGATTCTGCCGGTGCGGGTGGACGTGCGCGCCATCACCGACACCCAGCTCTGGCCACGCGCGGGCTGAAGGCGCGTTGCTCCTGTTTTTGATGTCAAAAACAGGAGCTGGTCGCGCTGACGGAATAAGCGCCAGGGGCCAATTCAATGCCTGAAAAAGGCCTTTTTTTTACCGAACCAGCAGCACCGGCACATGGCAGTGCGCCAGTACCTGCGTGGCCACCGATCCCATCACCAGTTTGGCCAGGGCACCGTGCCCGTGGGAGCCCATCACCACCAGGTCGCATTTTTCGGTCTCGGCAAACTTGGCAATGGTTTCACCGGGGGGGCCCATCTTCCAGCTGGTCTTGGCGTTGATGCCGTGGCGCAGCAGGAATTCGGCCACCGGGGCCAGCACCAGTTCGGCCTCTTCGGTGGCGTAGCTGTTGACCGCCGCCTGGCCGACCACCGAGCGCACCCGGGGCGGAATGCTGGGCTGTACCGTCAGCACCAGGTACTCGCCCACGCCGCCAAACAGTTCGCTGTGCGTGGTGATGTAGTCCAGCATCTTTTGCGTGTGGTCGCTGCCGTCCACGGCGAGAAGAATTTTCATGGTGTGTCTCCGGGGTGTGTTTTGCACAGTCTATCGGCGCGCGGGCACCTGCGGGTGCGCTCAGTGAAGCCACGGCCCCCGCCTACACGCGGGCGGCATCTTGGCCTACGTGCTTGCGCTGGCGGGCCGTCTCTTTACCGCGTGCCTGCGCGCGACACCAAAAACACCCCCGGCAGAATCAAGGCCGCACCCAGCAGATGGTGCCAGCCCAGGCTTTCGCCCAGCACCCCCCAGGCCAGCAGCGCGCCGTACAGCGGGCCCAGGTACAGGGTGACGGCCACCTTGCTGGCCCCCAGAATCTTCTGCGCCCACCCGTAAATCCAGTAGGCCATGATGCCCGGCACCAGGGCCGCCGCCACGCCCAGCGTCCAGGCCTCGGTACCTAGTGGTGGATTGCCGGGCTGGGCCATTTCCCAGGCCGTGCCTGCCAGCAAAACCGGCATGGCCCCCCAGCAGATGGCGGCCAGGCGGGCGGTGGAGCCCAGCGGGCTGGGCCAGATTTTTTGCAGCAGCGCGTACAGCGCCCACGACACCATGGCGGCCACGATCCAGCCATCGCCCACCACAAACTGCACCCGGCCCAGCGCCGTCCATTCGCCTTTGACGATCACATGCAGCACGCCGGTGAGCGCAATGGCCACGCCCAGGGCCTGCGACCAGCGCATGCGCTCGTGCAGCCACAGCACCGAGCCCAGGGCAATCAGCACCGGTGACGCGGAATAGATCAGCGCAATATTCACCGCGCCCGTGGTCTGCGCGCCCACATACACCCAGGCACCGCACACCACCATGCCGCAAAAGCCCAGCGCCACGTACTGGTACCACACCGCCGCAATGCCGCGCCATTCGCGCCGCAGCTCGGCACGCGCATGCAGGCTGAGCAGCAACCCCGCCAGGCCCCAGCGGATGCAGGCCAGCGTGTAGGGCGCGATCACCCCTGGCGCCCGCCGCGCCACAAAATAATTCACCGCCCACAGCAGCGGTATCAGCCAGATGGCCGACTGGGCCAGACGGGTAGGGGCTTCAGGGCGCAAGGGAGGGGTTCACCGGGGCGGGACAAAAAAATGCTCCTGTTTTTAATATCAAAAACAGGAGCTACTCACGCTTATTAAATAAGCGCTAAGGCCTTATTTCATGGTTAAAAAAAAGGCCCTGAAAATCACATTCCCGCGTAATTGGGCCCGCCGCCGCCTTCGGGCGTAACCCAGACGATGTTTTGCGTCGGGTCCTTGATGTCGCAGGTCTTGCAGTGCACGCAGTTTTGCGCGTTGATCTGCAGGCGGTCCTGGCCGGTATCGGTTTTGACGAACTCGTAGACACCGGCGGGGCAGTAGCGGGCTTCGGGGCCGGCGTATTTGTGCAGGTTGATGTTGACCGGCACGCTGGCGTCTTTGAGCGTGAGGTGCGCGGGCTGGTTTTCGGCGTGGTTGGTGTTGCTGATGAACACGCTGCTGAGGCGGTCGAAGGTCAGCTTGCCGTCGGGCTTGGGATAGTGGATCGGCTTGCACTCGGCCGCAGGCTTGAGGTAGGCGTGGTCGGGTTTGTCGCGGCGCAGGGTCCAGGGAATGTGGCCGCGCAGGGCGAACTGCTCAATGCCATTCATCACGGTGGCGGTGACCAGGCCCTTCTTGAACCAGGCCTTGAAGTTGCGCGCCTTGTGCAGTTCGGTGTGCAGCCAGCTCTTTTCAAACGCCTCGGGGTAGGCGCTGAGCTCGTCGTGCTGGCGGCCACCCGTGACGGCGGCGTACGCGGCTTCGGCGGCCAGCATGCCGGTTTTGATGGCGGCGTGGCTGCCCTTGATGCGGCTCACGTTCAAGAAGCCCGCATCGCAGCCCACCAGCGCGCCACCAGGGAACACGGTTTTGGGCAGGCTGGACAGGCCACCGGCTGTGATGGCGCGGGCGCCGTAGCCCAGGCGCTTGGCGGGTTTCACACCGTGCTCGGCATCGCCTTCCAGGTACCAGCGCACGTTGGGGTGGGTTTTCCAGCGCTGGAACTCCTCGAAGGGGCTGAGGTAGGGGTTGGCGTAGTCCAGCCCGGTCACAAAGCCCAGCGTGACCTTGTTGCCTTCCATGTGGTACAGAAAGGCGCCGCCGTAGGTGCTGTTGTCCATGGGCCAGCCACCGGTGTGCATCACAAAGCCGGGCTGGTGGCGTTGGGGGTCGATTTCCCACACTTCCTTGATGCCCAGGCCGTAGGTTTGCGGGTCTTTGCCGTCGTCGAGCTTGAACTTGGCGATCAGCTGCTTGCCCAGGTGGCCGCGCGCGCCTTCGGCAAACACGGTGTACTTGCCATGCAGCTCCATGCCGATCTGGAAGTCGGCGGTGGGCTCGCCGTCTTTGCCGATGCCCATATTGCCGGTGGCCACGCCCTTGACCGATCCGTCGGCGTTGTAGAGCACTTCGGCGGCGGCGAAGCCGGGGAAGATTTCCACGCCCAGGGCTTCGGCCTGCTCGGCCAGCCACTTGGTGAGCGCGCCCAGGCTGATGATGTAGTTGCCGTGGTTTTGAAAGCACTGGGGCAACAGGAAGTTGGGTGTGCGAAAGGCCGATGTCTCGCCCAGGAAGACCATCGCGTCGTCGGTCACCGGCTGGTTCAGCGGTGCGCCCATGGCCTTCCAGTCGGGGAAGAGCTCGCTCAGGGCAATCGGGTCCATGATCGCGCCGCTGAGGATGTGCGCGCCGGGCTCGGAGCCTTTTTCCAGCACCACCACCGACACGTCCGTGCCTTTTTTGGCCGCCAGCTGTTTCAGGCGGATGGCGGTGGCCAATCCACCGGGGCCACCACCGACCACGACCACGTCGTATTCCATCGCTTCACGGGGACCAAACTGGGCCAGGATCTCTTCGTTTGTCATGTCATTCTTTTCGGGTGGGGCGGCTGCGGGATGGCAGTTACAGCGGGGTTACAAGCGGGACAAAATCGCCGCGATTTTATGCGGACTGCCCAAATCGGGTTGTCACGCGCTGTCACAATGGCCAATTACTACAGTGTGGAGACTCACAGCATGGCATACAGCATGGATCTTTCGGGCCGGGTGGCCCTGGTCACTGGCGCATCGGGCGGCCTGGGGGCCCAGTTTGCCCGCACGCTGGCGCAGGCCGGGGCCGCCGTGGTGCTGGCCAGCCGCCGCGTCGACAAGCTCAAGGAGTTGCGCGCCCAGATCATCGGCGAGGGCGGCGACGCCACCGTGGTGGAGCTGGACGTGAGCGACAACGACTCCATCCAGTCCGCCGTGGCGCACACCGAGACCGAGGTGGGCTCCATCGACATCCTGGTCAACAACTCGGGCGTGAGCACCACCCAGCGCCTGCAGGACGTGACCGAGGACGACTTCGACTTCATGTTCAACACCAATGTGCGCGGCGCGTTCTTTGTGGCCCAGGCGGTGGGAAAACGTATGCTGGCCCGGGCCAACGGCTCGGCCCCCGGCAGTTTTACCGGCGGGCGCATCATCAACATCGCCAGCATGGCCGGGCTCAAGGTGCTGCCGCAGATCGGCGTGTACTGCATGAGCAAGGCGGCAGTGATCCAGATGACCAAGGCCATGGCGGTGGAGTGGGGCAAGTACGGCATCAACGTCAACGCCATCTGCCCCGGCTACATCGACACCGACATCAACCACCACCACTGGGGCACCGAGCAGGGCCAGAAGCTGGTGCAGATGCTGCCGCGCAAACGCGTTGGCAAGCCCGAAGACCTGGACGCGCTGCTGGTGCTGCTGGCCAGCGGGCAAAGCCACTTCTTGAACGGCGCAGTGATTGCGGCCGATGACGGATTCGGGGCGGCTTAAGTCTTGCTGAGCGGGATTCTGGCGGGCCTGGCAGCCGGGGCGCTGTGGGGCCTGGTGTTTGTAGCCCCGCGCCTGCTCACCGGCATGGCGGCGGTGGACATGGCCATCGGGCGGTTTGTGGTGTACGGCGCGTTCTCGGCTGTGCTGGTGGTGGCCGGGTGGCGTTCGCGGCCCCGGCCTACCCGGCAGCAGGCTGGGGCGGCCTTGGGCCTGAGCGTGCTGGGTTTCACGGGCTACTACGGTGTGCTGGCGCAGTCTATTGTGGACATGGGCACCGAGTTACCTACGCTGATCATCGGCACCATTCCGGTTTGGGTGATGTTGCTGGGCAAGCCTGCACACCTGCGCTGGGCTGCGCTGCTGCCAGGCCTGGGCCTGACGGTGGCCGGGCTGGTGCTGATGGCCATGGCTGTGCCGGTGGGCGATGCGGCGGTGTATCCCCACGCGGGGCGTGGTCTGGTGTTTGCGCTGGCAGCGCTGGTGAGTTGGACGCTGTACGCGGTATGGAATTCGGCCTGGCTGCAGCGCCACCCCGGAGTCAGCGCCCGCGACTGGACCAATTGGCTGGGCATCGCCACCGGGCTGACTGCATTGGGCGTGTGGCTGCTGGTGGGTTTGGGATCAAATCGGTCCCTCGTGCCCACAGTATCGGCGCAAGAAGCTATTGTATTTATAGCGGTAGGCATGGGTGCCGGTTGGCTGGCATCGGTCTGCTGGAACTTCGCCTCGCAGCGCCTCAGCGCCAGCCTGTGCGGCCAGATGATCGTCAGCGAAACCCTGTTTGGCCTGTTCTATTCGTTTGTGTGGGACGGGCAGTGGCCGGGCGGATTGCAGTGGCTGGCGGTGGCTTTGTTCACCCTGGGCATCGTGGCTTCTATCCGCGCGCACCGCTGAGGTAGCGCCGCACGTCCAGTGCCGCAGCCGCCTTTTTCTCCACCGGCCAGGGCTCGCCGTGCAACTGCGCCGCCAGCAGTTCGGCACACAGGTGGGCAAAGCTCAGTCCGCGCGAGCCCATGGCGGTACTGGCCCATAGGCCGGGGGCGAGGGGGCCCACCATCGGCAAACGGTCGGGAGCCGCGCAGCGGACACCGGCCCAGGCCTGTACCGTGCCTTTTTCGAACTGGCTTTGCAGGGCGCTGGCCGCGTCGGGCAGCAGTACCTGCAGGCGTTCCCAATTGGCCTGGTGGTCGGCTGCGGTGGTGCTGGCCACGGCGTTGTCGCGCTCGTAGCTGGCACCCATCACCCAGGTGCGGCCCTGCGGCGTGGGCAGGTCGGGCAGGAAGCTGCCGTGGCCGTTGGCGGGGTAGGGCGGCAAGGCTTCCGTGCCACGCAGCCCCATGGACACCTGGCCGCGGATGGCTTGCAACGGCAGATCGGCGCCGGTGACGGCGCGGCTGGCCAGCGCGGCGGCCACCACCACCAGCGGTGCTTGTGCCAGGACCCGGCCCTGTGCATCCAGCACCTGCCAGCCCCCGGGAGTGGCCTGCAGCCGGTCTACCTGGGCCCCGCCTTGCCAGGTGGTATGCGGGTGGTCCAGCCAGGCCTGCACCAGGCGGGCAGGGCGTATCCAGCCGGCGTGGACATGCCACAGCGGTTCGGCATCGGCCCGCCATTCCTGCACGCCCGAGGGTTGCCAGTCCTGGTCGATTTGCAGCAGTGCCTGCGCCTGCTGCAATGTGGACCGCACGCCGCTGCGCGACAGGCGCGAGGCCAGGTTGTCGTCTTGGGACACCAGCGGCGCCAACAAGCCGCCCGGCAGGCCGGAAGCCCCGGCGGCGGGTGCCTGGGCGGCATCCAGCACGGTCACCCGCCAGCCACGCCGCACCAGGCTGGCGGCCACGGCGGCACCGGCCAGGCCTGCGCCAATGACGATGCAATGGCTGGGCGCCATGGGCGGGGTGGTTGGGGGCTTGCGGGGCTCCCAGCCGGGGTTGTAGTAGCCTTGCAGGTTGTCGCGCTTGGGTGGCACGCCCGGGGTTTTTTGCACCGCGAAGCCGCACTGGGCCAGGCCGTCGCGCACGGCGCGGGCGATGGTCCAGGTGGCCACGCGGGTGCCACGACGGCAACGCCGGGCCACGGCTTTGAGGGTGTGCAGGCTCCAGATGTTGGGGTTGCGCTGCGGGCTGAAGCCATCGAGGTACACGCTGTCGGCCTCGAAGGCCATCTCGCGCAACATGGCCTGGGCATCGCCGATGCACAGGGTCAGCGCCACCTGGCCGCCCTCGAACACCAGGCGGTGAAAGCCCGGCGTCAGGCCCCACCACTGGGCGTGGAGTTGCGTGGCCAAAGCTTGGAGTTCGGGATCGGTAGGGGCGCTGCGCAGCAGGTCGTCGGCGCTGGCGGGCCAGGCTTCGATGGACACAAAGTGCAGCAGGCGGGGCCGGAGCGGGTCGGCCCGCCAGGCGGCCCAGGTGACCAGAAAGTTCAGGCCCAGGCCAAAACCGGTTTCCAGAACGCGCCACTGCGGCTGGTCGGCCCAGGCGGCGGGCAGGCCGCAGCCGCCCAAAAATACCTCCCGGGCCTGCGCCAGCCCGCCGCCTTCGCTGTGGTAGCGGTCATTAAAGCGCGGGCTGAACGGCGTGCCGTCGGCTAGCCATTCGATAACCTCTGCCAAGATCAGGCGGCGGGGGGGACGTAGCCTTGGGCGGCATCGGCACCGCTGCCGAAGAAATGGTTTTCCATCTGGCGGGCCAGGTACTGGCGGGCGCGCAGGTCGGCCAGGTTCAGGCGGTTTTCATTCACCAGCATGGTCTGGTGCTTGAGCCAGGCGGCCCAGGCTTCCTTGCTGACGTTTTCCCACAGGCGCTTGCCCAGCTCGCCGGGGTAGGGTGGAAAGTCGAGGCCTTCGGCTTCTTTGTCGAGTTTGATGCAATGGACCATGCGTGCCATGTGGGAGCCTTGTAGATTGTGAGAGAGGGGCGAGCCCCGTGGGCCCGCAATGCAGGGGGCGACTTTAGCAATCTTTTGAAGCCCATTGGCAGGCAGGGCTGTGCCGCCTTTACAGAACTTCATTCCCTGCAGGTAGGCGAGATCGGTAGCCAAGCGTTGTACACACATTACCTATCTGGAGTTCTGCCATGCGCGCACTTGTTTCTGCTGTTCTGTTGGTGGCCGCTTTGTCCGGTTGTGCCGTCGTGCCCTACGGCCCCGGGGTGTACGGCCCGGGGGTGGTGGTGCAGCCGCAGGTGGTCTTTTCGGGTGGTTATTACTACGGCCACGGGGGCGGCTACGGCCATGGCGGTGGCGGTGGCTATGGTCGGGGCTGGGGCGGCCGGGGGCGGTAATTTGCTTCTATATTCGAAATCCAGCTAACCAAACAAATAATCAGTCGTTTGAGAATGAAGCGGCGGCCCAGACAATAAAGGACAACTCTTTTATCGTCTGGTAACCGCATGCCCACTTCTCTGTTTCGCTCGAAATCATCCGTTCGTACCCTGTTTGCGGGTGTGCTGCTGGCCGCCAGCGGCATCGTCTCTGCGCAGCAAACCACCTTGCTCAACGGCTCCTACGATGTGGCGCGGGAGTTCTACAAGGACTACAACGCCGCCTTCGTGGCCCACATCAAGAAGACCACCGGCAAAGACGTGAAGGTCGACCAGTCGCATGCCGGCTCCAGCGCCATCGCCCGCTCGGTGGCCGAGGGCCTGGATGCCGACGTGGTGACCATGAACACCTCCACCGACATCGACTTCCTGGCCGAGAAGGGCGTGGTCGCCAAGGACTGGAACAAGAAATTCCCCGGCAACGCCTCGCCCACCACCTCTACCATGCTGTTTCTGGTGCGCAATGGCAACCCCAAGGGCATCAAAGACTGGGACGATCTGGTCAAGCCTGGCATCCAGGTGGTGGTGGTGAACCCCAAAACGGGTGGCAATGGCCGCTACGCCTACCTGGCCGCCTGGGGCTATGCCAAGAAGAAGGGCGGCACCGACGCGCAGGCGGCCGACTTTGTCGGCAAGCTGTACAAGAACGTGCCGGTGCTGGCCCAGGGCGGGCGTGCCGCCACCACCACCTTTTTGCAGCGCAATATCGGCGACGTGCTGGTGACCTTTGAGTCCGAAGTGGTGTCGATCGACCGCGAGTTTGGCGCGGGCAAGGTCGATGCCATCCACCCCAGCATCAGCGTGGTGGCCGAGAACCCGGTGGCCGTGGTGGAGCGCACCGTAGCCAAGAAGGGCACGCAGGCCCTGGCCAAGGAATACCTGGACTACCTGTATTCGGATGAAGCCCAGGAAATCGCCGCCAAGCACGCGCTGCGCCCGCGCAATGAAGCCATCCTGAAGAAATACGCGGCGGTGTTCAAGCCGATCCAGCTGTTCACAGTGAACGAGCTGTTTGGCAGCCTGGGTGAAGCGCAGAAAGTGCACTTCAACGACGGTGGCCAGTTCGACAAGATCTACACCCCGGGTGCCAAATGACGGCAGTGGTTTTCAACCCCCTGGCCCGCGCCAAAACCGGCAAGGCCAAGCGGGTGTTGCCCGGCTTCGGGCTGACGCTGGGCTACACCCTGTTTTACCTGTGCGTGATCGTGCTGGTGCCGCTGTCGGCCCTGGTGTTCAACACTTTCCACCTGACCTGGGACCAGTTTGTGGCCGCCGTGACCGGGCCACGGGTGATGGCCTCGTACCGCCTGACCTTTGGCGCCTCGCTGTTTGCCGCGCTGGTGAACCTGGTGTTTGGCCTGCTGGTGGCCTGGGTGCTGGTGCGCTACAGCTTCCCCGGCAAAAAGATTGTGGACGCGCTGGTGGACCTGCCGTTTGCGCTGCCCACCGCCGTGGCCGGTATTTCGCTGACCGCACTGCTGGCCGGTAACGGATGGGTCGGCCAGTACCTGGAGCCCATGGGCATCAAGCTGGCGTTTACCCCGGCGGGCATCGTGGTTGCGCTGATCTTCATTGGCCTGCCGTTTGTGGTGCGCACGGTGCAGCCGGTGCTGGAAGACGCCGAGAAAGAGCTGGAAGAAGCCGCCACCTCGCTGGGCGCCACCCGCCTGCAGATTTTCACCCGCGTGATCCTGCCGCACATTGCGCCAGCGCTGCTGACCGGCTTTGCCATGGCTTTTGCCCGGGCGATTGGCGAATACGGCTCGGTGATCTTCATCGCGGGCAACATGCCCCTGGTGTCGGAAATCACACCGCTGATCATCGTCGGCAAGCTGGAGCAGTACGACTACGCCGGTGCCACCGCCGTGGCCTTGGTGATGCTGGTGATTTCATTCGTTTTGTTGCTGCTGATCAACGCCTTGCAGGCCTGGCAGCGCCGCCACGCGGGAGCCCCGGCATGAACGCCGCATCGAACAAACCCGTGCGCCGCGCCAAGGCGGGCACCACCGAAGCCGCCTGGGTACGCTACACGCTGCTGGGCATCGCCCTGGTGTTCCTGTTTCTGTTTCTGGTGCTGCCGCTGGCGGCGGTGTTTACCGAGGCCTTCCGCAAGGGCGCGGGCGCGTATTTTGAAGCGCTGCAAGAGCCCGATGCCTGGGACGCCATCCAACTCACACTGCTGGCCACGGCCATCGCCGTGCCGCTGAACCTGGTGTTTGGCGTGGCCGCAGCCTGGGCGATTGCCAAGTACGAGTTCTGGGGCAAGTCGTTTCTAACCACGCTGGTGGACCTGCCGTTTTCGGTGTCGCCGGTGGTGGCCGGGCTGGTGTATGTGCTGATGTTTGGCGCGCACGGCTGGTTTGGCCCTTGGCTGCAGGCGCATGACCTGAAAATCATCTTTGCCGTGCCGGGCATCGTGCTGGCCACGATCTTCGTGACCTTTCCATTCATCGCCCGCGAGCTGATTCCGCTGATGCAGGCCCAGGGCAATGACGAAGAGCAGGCTGCGATTGTGCTGGGCGCTACCGGCTGGCAAACCTTTTGGTATGTCACCCTACCCAACATCAAATGGGGCCTGCTGTACGGCGTGATCCTGACCAATGCCCGTGCCATGGGCGAGTTTGGTGCGGTGTCGGTGGTGTCGGGCCACATCCGCGGCCAGACCAACACCTTGCCGCTGCACGTGGAAATTCTGTACAACGAATACCAGTCGGTGGCGGCGTTTGCCGTGGCTTCGCTGCTGGCCATCCTGGCGCTGGTCACCCTGGTGATCAAGTCGGTGGCCGAGTGGCGCATCGAGCGCGAGCTCAAGGCGATTGCCGAAGCGCCGCCCGAGCAGCCCCGCGAGGACCTTATTTCTCCCGCATCGAACGGCCCCCTGGCTGTGGCCCATTGAAAGACCCGCATGAGCATTGAAATCCGCAATATCCACAAGCAGTTCGGCAGCTTTACCGCCCTGGGCGATGTGAGCCTGGACATTGAATCCGGCGAACTGGTCGCCTTGCTCGGCCCCTCGGGCTGCGGCAAGACCACGCTTTTGCGCATCATCGCCGGGCTGGAAACGCCGGACGCAGGCAGCATCCACTTCTCGGGCGAAGACACCACCGACGTGCATGTGCGCGAGCGCCAGGTGGGCTTTGTGTTCCAGCACTACGCGCTGTTTCGCCACATGACGGTGTTCGAGAACGTGGCCTTCGGCCTGCGCGTCAAGCCGCGCAACCAGCGCCCCAGCGAGGCCGTCATCAAGGCCAAGGTGCACGAGCTGCTGGGCCTGGTGCAACTCGACTGGTTGGCCAACCGCTACCCGTCGCAA
This sequence is a window from Rhodoferax sp. WC2427. Protein-coding genes within it:
- a CDS encoding ABC transporter substrate-binding protein — encoded protein: MQNPLLTRRQWLLATAATATTFGTAATQAAPSTTQDLRGVTLRVGTYKGLWRPLLQASGQADTPYKIDWREFNNGVLHIEAINGDALDLGSGSEIPAVFAARQKASVRFVAVTHEDLNNQATLARKDAPIRSMADFKGKRIGYVRATTAHYYLAKQLAEAGLSFGDIDAVSLSPADGLSAFARGDLDAWAIYGYNGQLARTQYGARTIKTAVGYLSGNFPIYANPRTLDDTPRAAAIGDLLQRLQRAFAWSNSHYLAYAQAQSAETRVPVGDLVELFNRRSGDYSLAAVDESVLRSHQDVADTFVKLGVLDGPAQVRPLWDRRFNPLLTS
- a CDS encoding ABC transporter substrate-binding protein, which codes for MNNPFPSLSRRQWLQRAAVLPAVGALPVWSAAQTQTALVLGDQAGGLRALFEASKALDGAPFAWRWANFQGAAPLFEAQRSGAVDTAMAGDLPVLAAAVGKTAMKIVATRVGKADSLGIVVQGDSPLRSVADLRGKTVVVSSARGSISQYQLYGALEEAGVRREEVTVKFVLPTDASTAFSSRQIDAWAIFDPYYTIALQNGGRVLRDGRGINTALGFITASEEALADPGKRKAIVQFLDRLGRAGDWALAHPEAYAQAYTQLTRLPIEAARTITARAAVTGRPVSEADISALQTVADRSARDGILPVRVDVRAITDTQLWPRAG
- a CDS encoding universal stress protein, with protein sequence MKILLAVDGSDHTQKMLDYITTHSELFGGVGEYLVLTVQPSIPPRVRSVVGQAAVNSYATEEAELVLAPVAEFLLRHGINAKTSWKMGPPGETIAKFAETEKCDLVVMGSHGHGALAKLVMGSVATQVLAHCHVPVLLVR
- a CDS encoding DMT family transporter, which encodes MRPEAPTRLAQSAIWLIPLLWAVNYFVARRAPGVIAPYTLACIRWGLAGLLLSLHARAELRREWRGIAAVWYQYVALGFCGMVVCGAWVYVGAQTTGAVNIALIYSASPVLIALGSVLWLHERMRWSQALGVAIALTGVLHVIVKGEWTALGRVQFVVGDGWIVAAMVSWALYALLQKIWPSPLGSTARLAAICWGAMPVLLAGTAWEMAQPGNPPLGTEAWTLGVAAALVPGIMAYWIYGWAQKILGASKVAVTLYLGPLYGALLAWGVLGESLGWHHLLGAALILPGVFLVSRAGTR
- a CDS encoding electron transfer flavoprotein-ubiquinone oxidoreductase; translated protein: MTNEEILAQFGPREAMEYDVVVVGGGPGGLATAIRLKQLAAKKGTDVSVVVLEKGSEPGAHILSGAIMDPIALSELFPDWKAMGAPLNQPVTDDAMVFLGETSAFRTPNFLLPQCFQNHGNYIISLGALTKWLAEQAEALGVEIFPGFAAAEVLYNADGSVKGVATGNMGIGKDGEPTADFQIGMELHGKYTVFAEGARGHLGKQLIAKFKLDDGKDPQTYGLGIKEVWEIDPQRHQPGFVMHTGGWPMDNSTYGGAFLYHMEGNKVTLGFVTGLDYANPYLSPFEEFQRWKTHPNVRWYLEGDAEHGVKPAKRLGYGARAITAGGLSSLPKTVFPGGALVGCDAGFLNVSRIKGSHAAIKTGMLAAEAAYAAVTGGRQHDELSAYPEAFEKSWLHTELHKARNFKAWFKKGLVTATVMNGIEQFALRGHIPWTLRRDKPDHAYLKPAAECKPIHYPKPDGKLTFDRLSSVFISNTNHAENQPAHLTLKDASVPVNINLHKYAGPEARYCPAGVYEFVKTDTGQDRLQINAQNCVHCKTCDIKDPTQNIVWVTPEGGGGPNYAGM
- a CDS encoding SDR family oxidoreductase, with the translated sequence MAYSMDLSGRVALVTGASGGLGAQFARTLAQAGAAVVLASRRVDKLKELRAQIIGEGGDATVVELDVSDNDSIQSAVAHTETEVGSIDILVNNSGVSTTQRLQDVTEDDFDFMFNTNVRGAFFVAQAVGKRMLARANGSAPGSFTGGRIINIASMAGLKVLPQIGVYCMSKAAVIQMTKAMAVEWGKYGINVNAICPGYIDTDINHHHWGTEQGQKLVQMLPRKRVGKPEDLDALLVLLASGQSHFLNGAVIAADDGFGAA
- a CDS encoding DMT family transporter translates to MLSGILAGLAAGALWGLVFVAPRLLTGMAAVDMAIGRFVVYGAFSAVLVVAGWRSRPRPTRQQAGAALGLSVLGFTGYYGVLAQSIVDMGTELPTLIIGTIPVWVMLLGKPAHLRWAALLPGLGLTVAGLVLMAMAVPVGDAAVYPHAGRGLVFALAALVSWTLYAVWNSAWLQRHPGVSARDWTNWLGIATGLTALGVWLLVGLGSNRSLVPTVSAQEAIVFIAVGMGAGWLASVCWNFASQRLSASLCGQMIVSETLFGLFYSFVWDGQWPGGLQWLAVALFTLGIVASIRAHR